A stretch of Arthrobacter sunyaminii DNA encodes these proteins:
- a CDS encoding deoxyguanosinetriphosphate triphosphohydrolase: MTFPQAFQTAGYTDVDLARWVTEPAKNTNRTQFGRDRARVLHSSALRRLGAKTQVVAPDTDDFVRTRLTHSLEVAQVGRELGNALGCDPDVVDAACLSHDLGHPPFGHNGETALNDIAHAIGGFEGNAQTLRLLTRLEPKIIAPDGSPAGLNLTRASLDAACKYPWSIADAPLVNGHRTTKFGVYEDDMPVFSWLRDGAPAGRSCLEAQVMDLADDISYSVHDVEDAIVAGHVQLKWLDNPDQRARVIGYTQQWYLPGTEGAAIEEALKRLETDPVWVRESDGSRRSMAALKDMTSQLIGRFCNSALEATRLIYGTDPLTRYNAEMVVPEETKLEIAVMKGLATTFVMTTDQRQPLYERQREILTALVAQLAATGDRHLEPMFAADWREAADDGARLRVVVDQVASLTDGSALALHERLVGPVPALW; encoded by the coding sequence ATGACCTTTCCGCAGGCTTTCCAAACCGCAGGCTATACCGATGTTGACCTTGCACGCTGGGTCACCGAGCCTGCCAAGAACACCAACCGCACCCAGTTTGGCCGGGACCGTGCCCGGGTGCTGCACTCCTCGGCGCTGCGCCGGCTCGGCGCCAAAACCCAGGTGGTGGCTCCGGACACTGATGACTTTGTCCGGACCCGGCTGACGCATTCCCTCGAGGTGGCCCAGGTGGGGCGCGAACTCGGGAATGCGCTGGGCTGCGATCCCGACGTCGTCGACGCCGCCTGCCTCTCGCATGACCTGGGCCATCCGCCGTTCGGGCACAACGGCGAGACGGCGTTGAATGACATTGCCCATGCCATCGGCGGGTTCGAGGGCAATGCGCAGACCCTGCGCCTGCTGACCCGGCTGGAACCCAAGATCATCGCACCGGACGGCAGCCCGGCCGGCCTTAACCTGACACGGGCCTCCCTGGATGCGGCCTGCAAATACCCGTGGTCCATCGCCGATGCGCCGCTGGTGAACGGCCACCGGACCACCAAGTTCGGTGTCTATGAAGATGACATGCCTGTCTTCAGCTGGCTGCGCGACGGCGCCCCCGCCGGCCGTTCCTGCCTCGAGGCACAGGTCATGGACCTGGCTGATGACATTTCCTACTCCGTGCATGACGTTGAGGACGCCATAGTGGCCGGCCACGTGCAGCTCAAGTGGCTGGACAATCCGGACCAGCGCGCCCGGGTCATCGGTTACACCCAGCAGTGGTACCTGCCCGGCACCGAGGGCGCGGCGATTGAGGAAGCCCTCAAACGGCTCGAAACTGATCCGGTGTGGGTCCGCGAGTCCGACGGCAGCCGCAGGTCCATGGCCGCACTCAAGGACATGACCAGCCAGCTGATCGGCCGGTTCTGCAACAGCGCGCTGGAAGCCACCCGCCTCATCTACGGCACCGATCCGCTGACCCGCTACAACGCCGAGATGGTGGTTCCGGAAGAGACCAAGCTGGAGATCGCCGTCATGAAGGGACTGGCCACCACCTTCGTGATGACCACCGACCAGCGCCAGCCGCTGTATGAACGCCAGCGCGAGATCCTCACCGCCCTGGTAGCCCAGCTGGCCGCCACGGGGGATCGGCACCTGGAGCCCATGTTCGCTGCCGATTGGCGGGAAGCGGCCGACGACGGCGCCCGGCTTCGCGTGGTCGTGGACCAGGTCGCTTCACTCACTGACGGGTCCGCGTTGGCACTGCACGAGCGGCTGGTGGGCCCGGTTCCGGCGCTCTGGTAA
- a CDS encoding beta strand repeat-containing protein, with protein MSDQPHVNVRRRRRGSPPQPSRMRIWAGILLALLLVGAPLSAPANAAVDPEPPRGEAPTSDAGTDIVITSLGEGRRNISGALPPLGDTWPIDAYPTTRPAGYEPETVGFAGVINTQEVGGTTTAQMYCIDLRTSTRVGIGYENGTWDESNVPNIGYVNRILNTYYPSTNLPTGVNNNDKAAAVQAAIWFFTDGYVVDRGGNNLYSTVASIVNATIAAGPLEEPDAPDISITPATAEAAVTGVAGPYTVTSEADQITVTVDDGFGLFADAAGTVPLTNPVASGTQVWVRSEDGGTGPAAISARAVVTVPTGSVYLYDGATSGVDTAQKLILADTRELSSAASATATFFEVGALTVTKSIEGPAAGSQGAVVISIDCGPGYQFTFNIDAGTTGTPSETFIDIPAGTACTITEPTNGTNESVQVSTTIVPTAVTIPSGSTATATVTDTYTFTPGTLVVTKTNTGEADGAQGEVIISVVCTLDGATVLDTTVTIPAGTLTPEAAEFPNLAAGTSCTVTETATGETTSVSVEVAGEGTVTIPAAGSVTAALTNTYTFTPGTLAVRKDIAGTGAGRQGTVTLQVTCSSGLNQTITIPAGTIETTTEEFPGLPAGTTCTVTETADGATTEVSVTTVVDPAGGAVTVPAGDGVEVTFTDTYTVNPGALVVNKAIAGVAAGQQGDVTLQVTCTLESAVVAEETFTVTAGTTGTVPAGTLTGIPEGASCAVTEPVTGETTEIGVVVDLPDSVTITAGATATATVTDTYSENPGTLIVTKVITGEAAGNQDAVEIDVLCTLGGETVFEETSQIPAGETGEVGAQFLNIPSGASCAITEPVTGATEVVQVSSEIPTPVTITPGGTESATVTNTYTFAPGTLTVTKSITGEAASEQGEVVLQVQCGPDGSVLDETVTIPAGSTGDVPTTFEDLPAGTECTVTEPTSGATETVLVSTELPDPVTIPAAGGSEATVTNTYTFAPGTLTVTKSITGEAAGEQGEVVLQVLCGPDGSVLSETVTIPAGSTGDVPTTFEDLPAGTECTVTEPTSGATETVLVSTELPDPVTIPAGDGAEATVTNTYTFAPGTLTVTKSITGEAAGEQGEVILQVLCGPDGSVLDTTVTIPAGSTGDVPTTFEDLPAGTECTVTEPTSGATETVLVSTELPDPVTIPAADGAEATVTNTYTFAPGTLTVTKSIAGEAAGEQGEVVLQVLCGPDGSVLSETVTIPAGSTGDVPTTFEDLPAGTECTVTEPTSGATETVLVSTELPDPVTIPAADGAEATVTNTYTFAPGTLTVTKSIAGEAAGEQGEVVLQVLCGPDGSVLSETVTIPEGSTGDVPTTFEDLPAGTECTVTEPTSGASETVLVSTELPDPVTIPAGDGTEATVTNTYTFAPGTLTVSKTITGEAAGQQGEIVLQVRCGPDGSVLATTVTIPAGSTDPDSTTFEDLPTGTECTVTEPTSGATETVLVSTELPDPVTIPAGGGSEAAVTNTYTFAPGTLTVTKSIAGDAAGQQGEVVLQVLCGPDGSVLSETVTIPAGTTGDVPTTFEDLPAGTECTVTEPTSGASETVLVSTVLPEPVTVVGAQTVAATVTNTYTLAPGTLTVTKVITGDASGAQGEVVLRVMCGPDGTVLDETVTIPAGTTGAVSTGFEDLPTGTECTVTEPVSGATSTVNVAADLPDPVMIPAGGGAEATVTNTYSSVVAPTPKPTPAPVKPARPDLPSTGANGTVGFLAAGAGLLLAGGIAMAASRRRANSAEDDSSHQQ; from the coding sequence ATGAGCGACCAGCCACACGTCAACGTCCGTCGCCGCCGCCGCGGGTCGCCCCCGCAGCCTTCCCGTATGCGGATCTGGGCGGGGATACTCCTGGCGCTGCTGCTGGTGGGAGCCCCGCTGAGTGCTCCGGCCAACGCCGCCGTCGATCCGGAACCGCCGCGCGGGGAAGCTCCCACCTCGGACGCCGGCACCGACATTGTGATCACGTCCCTGGGTGAAGGACGACGGAACATCTCCGGGGCGCTGCCGCCACTCGGGGACACCTGGCCCATTGACGCCTATCCCACCACCCGTCCGGCGGGCTACGAGCCAGAGACCGTGGGTTTCGCGGGGGTCATTAATACCCAGGAAGTGGGCGGGACCACGACGGCCCAGATGTACTGCATCGATCTGCGCACCTCCACACGGGTGGGCATCGGGTACGAAAACGGCACCTGGGACGAGTCCAACGTTCCCAATATCGGATATGTGAACCGGATCCTGAATACCTATTATCCGAGTACGAATCTCCCTACCGGTGTCAACAACAATGACAAGGCCGCGGCCGTGCAGGCAGCCATCTGGTTCTTCACGGACGGCTACGTTGTCGACCGCGGTGGTAACAATCTGTATTCAACCGTTGCCTCGATCGTGAACGCCACCATCGCGGCCGGGCCGCTGGAGGAACCGGACGCCCCGGATATTTCGATCACTCCCGCCACTGCCGAAGCCGCAGTGACCGGTGTCGCCGGACCCTACACCGTGACCTCTGAAGCAGATCAAATCACCGTGACGGTCGACGACGGGTTCGGTCTCTTCGCAGATGCCGCAGGCACCGTGCCGCTCACCAACCCCGTTGCCAGCGGTACGCAGGTGTGGGTGCGGAGCGAGGACGGAGGCACCGGGCCGGCCGCCATTAGTGCCCGGGCGGTGGTGACCGTTCCCACCGGCAGTGTGTACCTCTATGACGGCGCCACCTCCGGGGTGGACACTGCCCAGAAGCTGATCCTCGCGGACACCCGGGAACTGAGCTCCGCAGCCAGTGCCACGGCGACCTTCTTCGAGGTCGGAGCGCTGACGGTTACCAAGTCGATAGAGGGTCCGGCCGCCGGCAGCCAGGGTGCGGTGGTCATCAGTATCGATTGCGGACCGGGATACCAGTTCACCTTCAACATCGACGCCGGAACCACCGGAACGCCGTCGGAGACCTTTATCGACATTCCGGCGGGAACCGCCTGCACCATCACCGAGCCCACCAACGGCACCAATGAAAGTGTGCAGGTCAGCACTACCATTGTGCCGACCGCCGTCACCATCCCCTCGGGGTCAACGGCAACGGCAACCGTCACTGACACCTACACCTTCACTCCGGGAACGCTGGTGGTCACCAAAACCAACACCGGCGAGGCAGACGGCGCCCAGGGCGAGGTGATAATTTCCGTGGTCTGCACCCTGGACGGTGCCACCGTACTGGACACCACTGTCACCATTCCGGCGGGAACCCTCACTCCGGAGGCAGCCGAATTCCCCAACCTCGCCGCCGGCACCAGCTGCACCGTGACGGAAACCGCCACGGGGGAGACCACTTCCGTGTCAGTCGAGGTGGCCGGGGAAGGGACCGTGACGATTCCGGCCGCAGGAAGTGTCACAGCAGCACTGACGAACACCTACACCTTCACTCCCGGAACCCTGGCGGTCCGCAAGGACATCGCCGGCACCGGTGCGGGGCGGCAGGGCACCGTCACTTTGCAGGTGACCTGCTCCTCCGGCCTGAACCAAACCATCACGATCCCGGCCGGAACCATCGAAACCACCACTGAGGAATTCCCGGGCCTTCCCGCCGGGACCACCTGCACGGTCACAGAGACGGCGGACGGCGCGACCACGGAGGTCAGCGTCACCACGGTGGTTGACCCGGCAGGCGGAGCAGTAACCGTCCCGGCCGGCGACGGCGTTGAGGTGACCTTTACGGACACGTACACGGTCAACCCCGGAGCCCTGGTCGTGAACAAGGCCATCGCGGGGGTGGCTGCGGGCCAGCAGGGCGATGTCACCCTGCAGGTCACCTGCACTTTGGAGAGCGCAGTTGTCGCAGAGGAGACCTTCACTGTCACTGCCGGCACCACCGGAACCGTTCCGGCGGGCACCCTGACGGGGATTCCGGAAGGTGCCAGCTGTGCCGTCACCGAACCCGTCACGGGCGAGACTACTGAAATAGGCGTGGTGGTGGATCTGCCCGATTCCGTAACCATCACCGCAGGCGCCACTGCCACGGCCACAGTGACGGACACCTACAGCGAGAATCCCGGCACCCTGATCGTCACCAAGGTGATTACCGGGGAGGCTGCCGGAAACCAGGACGCCGTGGAAATTGATGTCCTGTGCACCCTGGGCGGTGAAACCGTGTTCGAGGAGACCTCCCAGATCCCCGCCGGAGAAACAGGGGAGGTAGGGGCGCAGTTCCTGAACATTCCGTCGGGCGCATCCTGTGCCATTACTGAACCGGTTACCGGAGCTACCGAAGTTGTCCAGGTCAGCAGCGAGATCCCAACACCGGTGACCATCACCCCCGGTGGCACGGAGAGCGCGACGGTCACGAACACGTACACCTTCGCTCCGGGCACGTTGACGGTTACCAAGTCCATCACCGGTGAAGCTGCCAGTGAGCAGGGTGAGGTTGTCCTGCAAGTCCAGTGCGGCCCGGACGGGTCGGTGCTGGATGAGACGGTGACGATTCCGGCGGGGTCCACGGGGGATGTTCCCACGACGTTTGAGGACCTTCCCGCGGGAACCGAGTGCACGGTCACGGAACCGACCAGCGGCGCCACTGAGACCGTCCTGGTCTCGACGGAACTGCCGGACCCGGTGACCATTCCCGCCGCCGGGGGCTCCGAAGCTACGGTGACCAACACCTACACCTTCGCTCCGGGCACGTTGACGGTTACCAAGTCCATCACCGGTGAAGCTGCCGGTGAGCAGGGTGAGGTTGTCCTGCAGGTTCTGTGTGGTCCGGACGGGTCGGTGCTGAGCGAGACGGTGACGATTCCGGCCGGATCCACGGGGGATGTTCCCACGACGTTTGAGGACCTTCCCGCGGGAACCGAGTGCACGGTCACGGAACCGACCAGCGGAGCCACCGAGACGGTCCTGGTCTCGACGGAACTGCCGGACCCGGTGACCATTCCGGCAGGCGACGGAGCCGAAGCTACGGTGACCAACACGTACACCTTCGCTCCGGGCACGTTGACGGTCACCAAATCCATCACCGGTGAAGCTGCCGGTGAGCAGGGCGAGGTTATCCTGCAGGTTCTGTGTGGTCCGGACGGGTCGGTGCTGGATACGACAGTGACTATTCCGGCCGGGTCCACGGGGGATGTTCCCACGACGTTTGAGGACCTTCCCGCCGGCACCGAGTGCACGGTCACGGAACCGACCAGCGGAGCCACCGAGACCGTCCTGGTCTCGACGGAACTGCCGGACCCGGTGACCATTCCGGCAGCGGACGGAGCTGAAGCTACGGTGACCAACACGTACACCTTCGCTCCGGGCACGTTGACGGTTACCAAGTCCATAGCCGGTGAAGCTGCCGGTGAGCAGGGCGAGGTTGTCCTGCAGGTTCTGTGTGGTCCGGACGGGTCGGTGCTGAGCGAGACGGTGACGATTCCGGCCGGATCCACGGGGGATGTTCCCACGACGTTTGAGGACCTTCCCGCCGGCACCGAGTGCACGGTCACGGAACCGACCAGCGGCGCCACTGAGACCGTCCTGGTCTCGACGGAACTGCCGGACCCGGTGACCATTCCGGCAGCGGACGGAGCTGAAGCTACGGTGACCAACACGTACACCTTCGCTCCGGGCACGTTGACGGTTACCAAGTCCATAGCCGGTGAAGCTGCCGGTGAGCAGGGCGAGGTTGTCCTGCAGGTTCTGTGTGGTCCGGACGGATCCGTGCTGAGCGAGACGGTGACAATCCCTGAGGGGTCCACGGGGGATGTTCCCACCACGTTTGAGGACCTTCCCGCGGGAACCGAGTGCACGGTCACGGAACCGACCAGCGGAGCCAGCGAGACCGTCCTGGTCTCGACGGAACTGCCGGACCCGGTGACTATTCCGGCAGGCGACGGAACCGAAGCTACGGTGACCAACACCTACACCTTCGCTCCGGGCACGTTGACGGTCTCCAAGACCATCACCGGTGAAGCAGCAGGCCAGCAGGGAGAAATTGTCCTTCAGGTCCGGTGTGGCCCGGACGGGTCGGTACTGGCTACGACAGTGACGATCCCGGCCGGTTCAACGGATCCGGACAGCACCACGTTTGAGGACCTTCCGACCGGCACCGAATGCACGGTCACGGAGCCCACCAGCGGAGCCACCGAGACGGTCCTGGTCTCGACGGAACTGCCGGACCCTGTGACTATTCCGGCTGGGGGAGGATCCGAAGCCGCGGTAACCAACACCTACACCTTCGCACCGGGCACGTTGACGGTTACCAAGTCCATAGCCGGTGACGCCGCCGGGCAGCAGGGTGAGGTTGTCCTGCAGGTTCTGTGCGGTCCGGACGGATCCGTGCTGAGCGAGACGGTGACAATTCCGGCGGGAACGACCGGGGATGTTCCCACGACGTTTGAGGACCTTCCCGCCGGCACTGAGTGCACGGTCACGGAACCGACCAGCGGAGCCAGTGAGACCGTCCTGGTCTCGACGGTCCTGCCGGAGCCGGTAACAGTGGTCGGTGCTCAGACTGTCGCGGCCACGGTTACCAACACCTACACCCTGGCGCCGGGGACGTTGACGGTTACCAAGGTCATCACCGGTGATGCATCGGGCGCGCAGGGTGAAGTCGTCCTGCGGGTTATGTGCGGACCGGATGGCACGGTTCTGGATGAAACGGTGACCATTCCGGCCGGAACCACGGGTGCTGTCAGCACCGGGTTCGAGGACCTCCCCACCGGCACCGAGTGCACCGTTACCGAACCTGTTAGCGGAGCAACCAGTACCGTGAACGTGGCGGCGGATCTGCCGGATCCGGTAATGATTCCTGCCGGCGGCGGGGCTGAAGCTACCGTGACCAACACCTACAGTTCGGTGGTCGCTCCGACGCCGAAACCCACCCCGGCACCGGTCAAGCCGGCCCGTCCGGATCTGCCCTCCACCGGCGCCAACGGAACCGTCGGCTTCCTCGCCGCCGGAGCCGGACTGCTCCTGGCCGGTGGCATCGCAATGGCGGCCAGCCGCCGCAGGGCAAACAGTGCGGAGGATGACAGCAGCCATCAGCAGTAA
- the dnaG gene encoding DNA primase, which produces MAGLIKREDIDEVRSRTDIKAVIDGYVTLKSAGIGSYKGLCPFHDERSPSFHVRPQVGTYHCFGCGESGDVISFVQKMDHGTFSETVEKLAARLGYELHYEDGGTGPRREDVGKRQRLLDAHKIAAEFFAAQLRTPGAQAARDFLQERGFNPAAAAHFGVGYAQQGWDTLLKHLTDKGFTREELAGTGMFSTGSDASRFYDRFRGRLIWPIRDLTGAVIGFGARKLYEDDQGPKYLNTPETALYKKSQVLYGIDLAKRSIAKDRQIVVVEGYTDVMACHLAGITTAVATCGTAFGEDHVKIARRLLSDDGSGGEVIFTFDGDAAGQKAALKAFDLDQRFTAQTYVAVDPEGMDPCDIRQKHGDTAVAELIRSRRPLFEFSIRSTLRKFDLNTVEGRVQALRAAAPVVAEIRDPAMRPAYARELAGWLGTDVDDVTRAVSSAAKRLREGGTHGKSAPSAAGRDDARGSQHESRDRRGQQQAQEGSRQGYQQPQDNGGGYGQSVPEPVLEEPVFSRPDPRDPAARMERQALEVALQQPGLLDEGQWERFKAARFSVPAYLAVHNAIIAAGHAGTAPAQWVEQVRQELPDTLRDFVSELAVTPLHARDNDALQRYCRDILNRLFELQVTHLKAEKLGQLQRLDPSADPALFQQLNRELMELEMQRRALRGDQ; this is translated from the coding sequence ATGGCCGGCCTGATTAAACGCGAAGACATTGACGAAGTACGCTCCCGCACCGACATCAAGGCCGTGATCGACGGCTACGTGACCCTCAAGTCCGCCGGCATCGGTTCGTACAAGGGTCTGTGCCCCTTCCACGACGAACGTTCCCCGTCCTTCCACGTCCGGCCGCAGGTAGGCACCTACCATTGCTTTGGCTGCGGCGAGAGCGGCGACGTCATTTCCTTTGTCCAGAAGATGGACCACGGCACCTTTTCGGAGACAGTGGAAAAGCTCGCCGCCCGGCTCGGCTACGAGCTGCACTATGAAGACGGTGGAACCGGACCGCGCCGCGAAGACGTCGGCAAGCGCCAGCGGCTGCTGGACGCCCACAAGATCGCGGCAGAGTTCTTCGCCGCGCAGCTGCGCACCCCCGGAGCCCAGGCGGCCCGGGACTTCCTGCAGGAACGCGGCTTTAACCCGGCAGCCGCAGCCCACTTCGGCGTGGGCTATGCACAGCAGGGCTGGGACACCCTGCTCAAACACCTCACGGACAAGGGATTCACCCGCGAGGAACTGGCGGGCACCGGCATGTTCTCCACCGGGTCCGACGCCTCTCGCTTCTACGACCGGTTCCGCGGCCGGTTGATCTGGCCCATCCGCGACCTGACCGGAGCCGTGATCGGGTTCGGCGCCCGCAAGCTTTACGAGGATGACCAGGGACCCAAATACCTGAACACCCCCGAGACTGCGCTCTACAAGAAATCGCAGGTCCTCTACGGCATTGACCTGGCCAAGCGGTCCATCGCCAAGGACCGGCAGATCGTCGTCGTCGAAGGTTATACGGACGTTATGGCTTGCCACCTCGCGGGGATCACCACCGCCGTCGCCACCTGCGGCACCGCCTTTGGCGAGGACCACGTCAAGATTGCCCGCCGGCTGCTGTCCGACGACGGTTCCGGGGGAGAGGTGATCTTCACCTTCGACGGGGACGCCGCGGGACAGAAGGCAGCGCTGAAAGCCTTCGATCTGGACCAGCGCTTCACAGCTCAGACCTATGTGGCCGTAGACCCGGAGGGCATGGATCCGTGCGACATCCGGCAGAAACACGGCGACACCGCCGTCGCTGAGCTCATCCGCTCCCGGCGTCCGCTGTTCGAGTTCTCCATCCGCTCCACGCTGCGCAAATTCGACCTCAATACGGTTGAAGGCCGGGTTCAGGCGCTGCGTGCCGCAGCACCGGTGGTGGCGGAAATCCGCGATCCCGCCATGCGCCCGGCCTACGCCCGCGAGCTCGCCGGCTGGCTGGGCACCGACGTCGACGACGTCACGCGCGCCGTCTCGTCGGCTGCCAAGCGGCTGCGGGAAGGCGGTACGCACGGCAAGTCCGCACCGTCCGCTGCGGGGCGCGACGACGCCCGCGGCTCCCAGCACGAGTCCCGGGACCGCAGAGGCCAGCAACAGGCCCAGGAGGGGAGCCGCCAAGGCTACCAGCAGCCTCAGGACAACGGCGGCGGTTACGGTCAGTCCGTGCCGGAACCGGTACTGGAGGAGCCGGTCTTTTCCCGGCCGGACCCGAGGGATCCCGCCGCCCGCATGGAGCGGCAGGCACTGGAAGTGGCCCTGCAGCAGCCGGGACTGCTGGATGAGGGGCAGTGGGAACGCTTCAAAGCGGCCCGCTTCTCTGTTCCGGCCTACCTTGCCGTGCACAACGCCATCATTGCCGCCGGGCATGCCGGCACGGCACCGGCACAATGGGTGGAACAGGTCCGTCAGGAACTGCCGGACACCCTCCGCGACTTCGTCAGCGAACTTGCCGTAACACCGCTGCACGCCCGGGACAACGATGCCCTGCAGCGGTACTGCCGGGACATCCTCAACCGGCTGTTCGAACTCCAGGTGACACATCTGAAAGCCGAGAAACTGGGCCAGCTGCAGCGGCTCGATCCGTCGGCGGACCCGGCCCTGTTCCAACAGTTGAACCGTGAGCTGATGGAGCTGGAAATGCAGCGCAGGGCGTTGCGGGGAGACCAGTAA